A DNA window from Chlamydia buteonis contains the following coding sequences:
- a CDS encoding hydroxymethylbilane synthase: MLSDCYNDPFLSDFYLGRRPLRIASRKSTLAQAQVHECVRLLRSWFPKLWIQIQTISTRGDKDKTTPLRLVENSQFFTDAVDKLVIRGNCHLAVHSAKDLPDPPATPVVAITQGLDPSDLLVYAERYLWQRFPKVPRLGSSSLRRGETLKMLFPKGRVLDIRGTIEERLEQLEKGKYDAIVIAKAAVLRLHLHLPYTKVLPPPYHPLQGRLAITARKDIEAWKTFLLPINTANTYQETLLSPNLI, from the coding sequence ATGCTATCCGATTGTTACAATGATCCTTTTCTTTCTGATTTTTATTTAGGAAGACGTCCCTTACGCATAGCTTCTCGAAAGTCGACATTAGCACAAGCTCAGGTACATGAATGCGTGCGTCTGCTGCGTTCATGGTTTCCTAAACTTTGGATTCAAATACAAACGATAAGCACTCGCGGAGACAAAGACAAAACAACTCCCTTACGTCTTGTAGAGAATTCACAATTTTTCACAGATGCGGTAGACAAACTTGTCATTCGTGGCAATTGCCATCTTGCTGTACATTCTGCAAAAGATCTTCCTGACCCTCCTGCTACCCCTGTTGTAGCTATAACACAAGGTTTGGACCCATCAGATCTCTTAGTTTATGCGGAACGCTACTTATGGCAACGCTTTCCTAAAGTCCCTAGATTAGGCAGCTCTTCTTTACGTCGGGGAGAAACACTAAAAATGCTGTTTCCTAAAGGACGAGTTCTTGATATTCGTGGAACTATAGAAGAAAGGCTGGAACAGCTGGAAAAAGGAAAATATGACGCTATTGTTATTGCTAAAGCAGCTGTTCTCCGACTACATCTACATTTACCCTATACCAAAGTACTTCCTCCACCTTACCACCCTCTTCAAGGCCGATTAGCGATTACAGCAAGAAAAGATATAGAAGCCTGGAAAACATTTTTGCTTCCTATAAATACTGCAAACACATACCAGGAAACTCTCCTAAGCCCTAATTTAATCTGA
- a CDS encoding DUF5070 domain-containing protein has product MRFVLHLEHLRHFQNQGSILFEDLVSSNECFALEIKLKHFVESVSKNTKDVRWRENIFRSLPQVSTLVKKRRLDVFAANLVHRPRLSLVGDFWVFPGDKIVEREEDCQLLLCLSGEKIGQGVFFTGCYPTELYFPQANETALLLSFSSAGIPIS; this is encoded by the coding sequence ATGAGGTTCGTTCTACATTTAGAACACCTGCGCCATTTTCAAAATCAAGGTAGTATATTATTCGAAGATCTGGTCTCTAGTAATGAGTGTTTTGCTTTAGAAATAAAACTAAAACATTTCGTAGAATCAGTGTCTAAAAATACAAAAGATGTGCGCTGGAGAGAAAATATATTCCGTTCCCTTCCCCAAGTGTCCACTTTAGTTAAAAAGCGGAGGTTGGATGTTTTTGCCGCCAATCTTGTTCATCGGCCACGATTATCTTTGGTTGGGGATTTTTGGGTTTTCCCCGGAGATAAAATTGTAGAGAGAGAAGAAGATTGTCAGCTACTTCTATGTTTATCCGGAGAGAAGATAGGGCAGGGAGTCTTTTTTACCGGATGTTATCCTACAGAGCTTTATTTTCCTCAAGCAAACGAAACAGCCTTGCTTCTTTCTTTCTCTTCTGCAGGGATTCCAATTTCTTAA
- the rnc gene encoding ribonuclease III gives MNNLINIKEVEAKLNFTFTQPKLLVTALTHPSYRNETATITEDSERLEFLGDAVLCLIVTEHLFLLFPSMDEGTLSTARAALINAVSCCQYTDALGLGEYLLIGKGERIQNERGKTSAYANLFEAILGAVYLDGGLAPARQITVPLLPSKKDILPLMLGNPKNRLQQLTQKQLRTLPVYQCESWTSQQGASGYHIRVIVNNEVWGEGFALSKKEAEKLAAQKALDAHDYEDKNTMDL, from the coding sequence ATGAATAATCTGATCAATATTAAAGAAGTTGAAGCTAAATTAAATTTTACATTTACTCAACCGAAACTCTTAGTTACAGCTCTCACTCACCCTTCTTATAGGAACGAGACTGCAACTATTACCGAAGACAGCGAGCGTTTGGAATTCTTAGGAGACGCCGTGTTATGTTTAATCGTAACTGAACACTTATTCCTATTATTCCCCTCTATGGATGAGGGAACTTTGTCCACGGCACGCGCAGCTTTGATAAATGCTGTTTCTTGCTGTCAATATACTGACGCATTAGGATTAGGAGAATATCTACTTATAGGTAAGGGGGAAAGAATTCAAAATGAACGAGGCAAAACTTCAGCCTATGCAAATTTATTCGAGGCTATTTTGGGTGCGGTGTATCTAGATGGCGGTTTAGCTCCAGCAAGACAAATCACTGTGCCTCTATTGCCTTCAAAAAAGGATATTCTTCCTCTCATGCTTGGGAATCCAAAAAACCGATTACAACAGCTCACACAAAAACAATTACGCACATTACCCGTATATCAATGTGAGTCGTGGACATCACAACAAGGTGCTTCAGGGTATCATATTCGCGTAATAGTTAATAATGAGGTTTGGGGTGAAGGATTTGCCTTATCAAAAAAAGAAGCAGAGAAACTAGCTGCTCAAAAAGCTTTAGACGCCCATGACTATGAAGATAAAAATACAATGGACTTGTAA
- the radA gene encoding DNA repair protein RadA produces the protein MTMKIKIQWTCNECGTQTPKWLGQCPGCLQWNTLIEEHVSPHQNKKRLEPQATAVSLNTVELREEDRLCVGDSGWDRILGGGAVRGSLTLLGGDPGIGKSTLLLQTAAKFAYRGHKVLYVCGEESVTQTSLRARRLKISHANIYLFPETNLDDIKQQIATLKPDILIIDSIQIVFTPALHSSPGSVAQVREVTSELMHIAKQSQITTFVIGHVTKSGEIAGPRVLEHLVDTVLYFEGNSHANYRMIRSVKNRFGPTNELLILSMHTEGLKEVTNPSGLFLQEKITETTGSAIIPIIEGSATLLIEMQALASSSPFANPIRKTSGFDQNRFLLLLAVLEKRAQIKLHTADVFLSIAGGLKITEPAADLGAGLAVVSSLYNRLSPQHYTFTGEIGLGGEIRHVTHLERRLKESKLMGFEGAVIPEGQIAGLSLEIKNSLDIRGVKTIKDAIRLLQ, from the coding sequence ATGACTATGAAGATAAAAATACAATGGACTTGTAATGAATGTGGCACTCAGACTCCTAAATGGTTAGGTCAATGCCCAGGATGTTTACAATGGAATACATTAATTGAAGAACATGTTTCTCCTCATCAAAACAAGAAAAGGCTCGAACCGCAAGCAACCGCAGTATCCTTGAATACCGTAGAGCTGCGAGAGGAAGATCGTTTGTGTGTAGGAGATTCTGGATGGGACCGCATTTTAGGTGGGGGTGCCGTTCGAGGAAGTCTTACCCTATTAGGTGGAGACCCTGGAATAGGTAAGTCTACGTTACTTTTACAGACAGCAGCAAAATTCGCCTATCGCGGTCATAAAGTACTTTATGTTTGTGGTGAGGAGTCGGTAACGCAAACATCATTACGCGCACGTCGCTTAAAAATTTCTCATGCGAATATTTACCTTTTTCCTGAGACGAATCTTGATGATATCAAACAGCAAATAGCAACACTCAAGCCTGACATCTTAATTATTGACTCTATTCAGATTGTATTTACTCCTGCCTTACATTCTTCCCCAGGATCTGTAGCTCAAGTACGTGAAGTCACTTCTGAGCTGATGCACATTGCTAAGCAATCCCAAATCACAACTTTTGTTATTGGTCATGTAACAAAATCTGGAGAAATTGCAGGTCCTAGAGTCTTAGAACATCTTGTAGATACTGTTCTTTATTTTGAAGGGAACTCGCATGCAAATTATCGCATGATACGTTCTGTGAAAAATCGTTTCGGCCCCACAAACGAATTACTTATTTTATCTATGCATACTGAGGGTTTAAAGGAAGTCACTAATCCCTCTGGGCTATTTCTACAAGAAAAAATTACAGAAACCACAGGTTCTGCGATTATTCCTATTATTGAGGGTTCCGCAACCCTGTTAATTGAGATGCAAGCTTTAGCTTCATCTTCTCCTTTTGCAAATCCTATTAGAAAAACCTCAGGATTCGATCAAAATCGATTTTTATTACTCTTAGCTGTCCTAGAAAAGCGCGCTCAAATAAAATTACATACTGCTGATGTTTTTCTTTCCATAGCCGGGGGATTAAAAATTACTGAACCCGCTGCAGATTTAGGAGCAGGACTTGCTGTAGTCTCTTCTTTATATAATCGTCTTTCTCCCCAACATTACACATTTACTGGAGAGATAGGCCTAGGTGGCGAAATCCGCCACGTCACGCATTTAGAGAGGCGTCTTAAAGAAAGTAAACTCATGGGTTTTGAGGGTGCTGTAATTCCTGAAGGACAAATCGCAGGACTATCTTTAGAAATTAAAAATAGCTTAGATATTCGAGGGGTAAAAACTATAAAAGATGCTATCCGATTGTTACAATGA